From Zingiber officinale cultivar Zhangliang chromosome 5B, Zo_v1.1, whole genome shotgun sequence, the proteins below share one genomic window:
- the LOC121984098 gene encoding BAG family molecular chaperone regulator 4-like, with the protein MKRSNQSGKAMVREDQGIAWELRPGGMLVQKRTDAAGGPSGPFIKIKVTHGSYQHDLSILAQSTFGELKRVLAQETGLAPSEQRLLFRGKEKDDGECLHMAGIKDMSKVVLLEDPASKEQKLERMRRDQGMLRACEAVAAVRAEVDKLAVKVSNLEASVHVGAKAADKEFSLLTELLMVQLLKLDSIEAQGEAKVQRRFEVRRVQNLVDTLDLLKARNTHPFSNSRTAVSVTTQWESFESGFGSLSAPRPKTSTAFSNDWELFD; encoded by the exons ATGAAGAGATCCAACCAAAGCGGCAAGGCTATGGTGAGGGAAGACCAAGGCATCGCGTGGGAGCTCCGCCCCGGCGGAATGCTAGTCCAGAAGCGGACCGACGCTGCTGGCGGCCCCTCCGGTCCCTTCATCAAGATCAAGGTCACTCATGGCTCCTACCAGCATGACCTCTCCATCCTCGCCCAGTCTACCTTcg GGGAATTGAAGAGGGTTCTCGCGCAGGAGACCGGGCTCGCGCCTTCTGAGCAGAGGCTTCTCTTCCGGGGGAAGGAGAAGGACGATGGCGAGTGCTTGCACATGGCGGGGATCAAAGACATGTCCAAGGTGGTCCTTTTGGAGGACCCCGCGAGCAAGGAGCAAAAGCTGGAGCGGATGAGGCGGGATCAGGGGATGCTAAGGGCATGCGAGGCGGTCGCGGCGGTGAGAGCCGAGGTGGACAAGCTCGCCGTCAAG GTTTCCAATTTGGAGGCTTCTGTTCATGTCGGAGCCAAAGCTGCAGACAAGGAATTTTCTCTTTTGACGGAGTTGCTTATGGTGCAATTACTGAAACTGGACAGCATTGAGGCTCAAGGAGAAGCTAAAGTGCAGCGGAGGTTTGAG GTTCGCCGCGTACAAAACCTAGTGGATACACTCGACTTGCTTAAAGCAAGAAACACGCATCCCTTCAGCAATAGCAGGACAGCAGTCTCAGTTACAACCCAATGGGAGTCGTTCGAATCTGGGTTCGGCAGCCTGAGTGCTCCTCGTCCAAAGACATCTACTGCATTTAGCAACGACTGGGAACTCTTTGATTAG